One segment of Heterodontus francisci isolate sHetFra1 chromosome 26, sHetFra1.hap1, whole genome shotgun sequence DNA contains the following:
- the LOC137384557 gene encoding uncharacterized protein, translating into MADRRIRKARFSSRDLCVLVDAVMERREDIFGTGGDPPDMQRRRDAWQYVTERVNAVSGTQRTWEEVRKKVHDLKKSTKEKLAYNRRSWLAAGGGPPDVKTLTEFENDMIVVFGKESLEGLRPVDIGTMPRHISQREHSGCHVVSAEKQHIPECQLSPIPLEAGTSTEIPLVRGIKDENQETPSESLSTSEEWEEVVVGDEGTTVEAWRPSMIGAPTGLDAVTDLNGPAFKRRLLEHGVRVEQSLAFMHTTLEDGMVRLDQRLSSLHSAIEQMATPVTSAVETSLMQAIGTAGASLMNAHSVAMEALGSKLKEAVMAGFDSLGEQLHVTMTEGFKNLIEAQCSTLTQMIAYCEEMPSASGMSEVQAVDTHVSSSSVPPQISTQVTGRVVI; encoded by the exons ATGGCAGACAGGAGAATTCGTAAGGCTCGTTTCAGCAGTCGAGACCTGTGCGTCCTGGTGGATGCGGTAATGGAAAGACGGGAAGATATTTTTGGGACGGGAGGTGACCCTCCTGACATGCAGAGGAGGCGGGATGCATGGCAGTACGTTACAGAGAGAGTCAATGCAGTTTCCGGAACCCAGAGGACCTGGGAGGAAGTCCGCAAGAAGGTCCATGACTTAAAAAAAAGCACAAAG GAAAAACTTGCTTATAATAGAAGATCATGGCTGGCAGCGGGTGGTGGCCCGCCAGATGTCAAAACATTGACGGAATTTGAAAATGATATGATTGTTGTGTTTGGAAAGGAAAGTCTTGAAGGCCTTCGGCCGGTGGATATTGGTACCATGCCAAGACATATTT CACAAAGAGAACACAGTGGATGTCATGTTGTATCAGCAGAAAAGCAACATATACCTGAATGCCAGTTGTCACCAATCCCACTTGAAGCAGGCACCAGCACAGAAATACCTCTAGTTAGAGGTATAAAGGATGAGAATCAGGAAACACCAAGTGAATCACTGAGCACTAGTGAAGAATGGGAGGAAGTAGTGGTGGGTGATGAGGGAACAACTGTTGAAGCATGGAGACCCAGCATGATAGGTGCCCCGACTGGGCTGGATGCAGTTACAGACCTTAATGGGCCTGCTTTCAAACGGAGACTGTTAGAACATGGGGTCCGTGTTGAGCAGTCACTGGCCTTCATGCACACCACTTTGGAAGATGGTATGGTTAGGTTGGACCAACGGTTGTCCTCATTGCACTCTGCCATTGAGCAGATGGCAACACCAGTGACATCTGCAGTAGAAACTTCACTTATGCAAGCTATAGGCACAGCAGGAGCATCTCTTATGAATGCTCACAGTGTTGCTATGGAAGCTTTGGGGTCAAAACTTAAAGAAGCAGTGATGGCTGGCTTCGATTCACTAGGAGAACAGCTACATGTAACCATGACAGAGGGATTCAAAAATCTTATTGAAGCACAATGTTCTACACTTACACAGATGATTGCATATTGTGAAGAGATGCCCTCTGCCAGTGGCATGAGTGAAGTTCAGGCAGTTGACACTCATGTCAGCAGCAGTTCTGTGCCACCACAGATCTCTACACAAGTGACAGGACGGGTAGTAATTTGA